A window of the Nitrosopumilus ureiphilus genome harbors these coding sequences:
- a CDS encoding AAA family ATPase, translating to MIVVVCGLPGTGKTTIAKKLAPIINAIVLSTDKIRKELIPNPTYQKEERALIFDVMILLAKYLHSADKNCILDATFNKEYSRNQVKNDLKVSEDQFFVVECICPEKIILSRLENRKDDYSDADIFVYRQMKKIYEPITSKHITIDTSLDSDYNVKLIYKFITGK from the coding sequence ATGATTGTGGTTGTTTGTGGATTGCCTGGAACTGGCAAAACCACTATTGCAAAAAAACTAGCTCCAATAATTAATGCCATTGTTTTATCTACAGATAAAATTAGAAAGGAGTTAATTCCTAATCCAACTTATCAAAAAGAAGAAAGAGCATTAATTTTTGATGTAATGATTTTGCTTGCAAAATATCTCCACTCAGCTGATAAAAATTGCATTTTAGATGCAACTTTTAACAAAGAATATTCTAGAAATCAAGTAAAAAATGATCTTAAAGTTTCTGAAGACCAATTTTTTGTAGTAGAATGTATTTGTCCTGAAAAAATAATATTATCTAGACTTGAAAATAGAAAAGATGATTATTCTGATGCAGATATTTTTGTGTATCGACAAATGAAAAAAATCTATGAACCTATAACATCCAAGCATATTACCATTGATACATCTCTAGATTCAGATTATAATGTTAAACTAATTTACAAATTCATTACTGGGAAATAA
- a CDS encoding alpha/beta fold hydrolase, producing the protein MKDSKRDSNAFTLYNDFLLKSFDFQMQYGKTLFHSWSKALESVSKLDDPTGKKIQDEIRSSFDTEIRSSLKKPDFSKTLSNFINSYTEFASSIHHDKLFRQLESTINNYDTLIEPIRDAVNRTQSEVIPMKGKFEVHHYKTNSPQKFKTPILVVGSLINRHYILDLLPETSIIRYFQQLGFDVYATDWKMPTIKDENMSLASYAHDYLENAVDRVEEITGSRNVILFGYCWGGILSLIYSTLYPDNVKSLILHATPADFDKSPTVLESWIRELDVKKFVNTFGNVPSSFLNIAFWLRNPLEAVLKYSFYFSQPRSSKEIMQFLAVESWLYDSVPIIGKAFEQIINDIYKKNLLIQNKMMLGENLVDLKKITMPVLNIVGTNDDLVSAESSRTITDVISSKDKQTLEFPTGHVGLCISKTAHKKLWPEVGRWLKEHSD; encoded by the coding sequence TTGAAAGATTCAAAAAGAGATTCCAATGCGTTTACTCTTTACAATGATTTTTTGCTAAAATCATTTGACTTTCAAATGCAGTATGGTAAGACACTTTTTCATTCTTGGTCCAAAGCTTTAGAATCTGTTTCCAAGTTAGATGATCCAACTGGCAAAAAGATTCAAGATGAAATTAGAAGTTCTTTTGATACTGAGATAAGAAGCAGTTTGAAAAAACCTGATTTTTCAAAAACCCTATCAAATTTTATTAATTCATACACCGAATTTGCATCATCTATACATCATGACAAATTGTTTAGGCAACTTGAAAGCACAATCAACAATTATGATACTTTGATAGAGCCTATTCGAGATGCTGTTAATCGAACACAATCGGAGGTAATTCCAATGAAGGGAAAATTTGAGGTTCATCACTATAAGACAAATTCACCACAAAAATTCAAAACACCAATTTTGGTTGTAGGTTCTCTGATTAACAGACATTACATTTTGGATCTACTTCCAGAAACAAGCATAATTAGATATTTTCAGCAATTGGGATTTGATGTGTATGCCACAGACTGGAAGATGCCTACAATCAAGGATGAAAACATGTCACTTGCAAGCTATGCCCATGACTATCTTGAAAATGCAGTGGATAGAGTAGAAGAAATTACAGGTTCTAGAAATGTGATTCTGTTTGGGTATTGTTGGGGCGGAATATTGTCTTTGATTTATTCTACATTATATCCTGATAATGTAAAGAGTCTGATTTTACACGCAACTCCTGCAGATTTTGATAAATCACCAACAGTACTTGAATCATGGATAAGAGAACTAGATGTAAAAAAGTTTGTAAATACGTTTGGAAATGTGCCTTCATCATTTCTAAATATCGCATTTTGGCTGCGTAATCCTTTAGAAGCTGTTTTAAAATATTCATTTTATTTTAGCCAGCCAAGAAGCTCAAAGGAAATTATGCAGTTTTTAGCAGTAGAATCTTGGCTTTATGACAGTGTACCAATTATTGGAAAAGCATTTGAGCAGATCATAAATGACATCTACAAAAAAAATCTACTAATTCAAAATAAGATGATGCTTGGAGAAAATCTTGTTGATTTAAAAAAAATCACCATGCCCGTACTGAACATAGTTGGAACTAACGATGATCTGGTTTCAGCAGAGTCAAGCAGAACAATTACAGATGTAATTTCTAGCAAAGACAAACAAACTTTAGAATTTCCAACAGGACATGTCGGATTATGTATTAGTAAGACAGCTCACAAAAAGCTGTGGCCTGAAGTTGGTAGATGGCTCAAAGAGCATTCAGATTGA
- a CDS encoding dodecin family protein, producing the protein MVVKLIELIGTSSKSWEDSVESAINKAGESLKNIHAVDVLGFKAKVENGKISEYRTNVKIAFVIE; encoded by the coding sequence TTGGTAGTAAAATTGATAGAACTTATTGGAACATCGTCCAAAAGTTGGGAAGATTCCGTAGAATCAGCCATTAACAAAGCCGGTGAGAGTCTGAAAAACATTCATGCAGTAGATGTACTTGGTTTCAAGGCAAAAGTAGAAAATGGAAAGATTTCAGAATATCGCACAAATGTAAAAATTGCTTTTGTTATTGAATAG
- a CDS encoding universal stress protein has translation MIKTKIKKILVPLDGSKNSFRGLDQAIIIARNCHAVITGVYVTPLNPPASVEQKSYLKNYLLKNANKFLKKAKIRSAQNGILFYEKIMYGDEGTRIVKFAHDKNFDLIIIGSRGMRSVKEIFLGSTSNYVLHKSKIPVLIVK, from the coding sequence ATGATTAAAACAAAAATTAAAAAAATTCTAGTTCCATTAGATGGTTCAAAAAATTCATTCAGAGGATTAGATCAAGCAATCATTATTGCAAGAAACTGCCATGCAGTCATTACGGGAGTATATGTTACACCGCTTAATCCTCCTGCATCAGTTGAACAAAAATCATACCTCAAGAATTATCTTTTAAAAAATGCAAACAAGTTTTTGAAAAAAGCAAAGATACGTTCAGCACAAAATGGAATTTTGTTTTATGAGAAAATCATGTATGGAGATGAAGGAACAAGAATAGTAAAATTTGCACATGATAAGAATTTTGATCTAATTATTATCGGTTCTAGGGGAATGAGATCTGTTAAAGAAATTTTTCTAGGAAGCACCTCAAATTATGTTCTACATAAATCCAAAATTCCTGTTCTAATAGTAAAATAG
- a CDS encoding cation-transporting P-type ATPase, whose translation MQGTSKTAWHSLTSEQVTAMLEVIPEKGLSSTEASSRLQKFGENTISVKKEKSSIISFLLQFKQPLVLILVIAGSITAMLQEWVDTGVIFGVVIANAIIGFIQEHKANKAIQALARIVKSENVVVRNGEKTRLFSHEIVLGDVVQLRSGDKIPADMRLLHTKDLKIDESVLTGESVAVKKQTGIFSSSSMLAERKNMAFGGTLVTNGYGVGIVVLTGNETETGKISQTMRKAEELETPLTRRISYFSKNLLFVILGLSVLTFVFGILVTQRSPTELFMEIVALSVSVIPEGLPAAMTITLAIGVGYMAKRNSIIRKLPAVETLGSTTIICSDKTGTITENQMTVSGIYAGGKFYDVSGTGFQPIGQIKHNQTNVNLNEHKSLRQCLIAGLLCNDSDLIQKENRWDAKGDPTEVALITSAYKANLKQTLRESLNRIDAIPFESHLQFMATLHDDAGDKLIYVKGSVEKILAMSSYQLNDNAETEHLTETNITKLQEISDSLASKGLRVLAFAKKKIPRENHSVQVSDMNSELVFLGFQAMLDPPRPEVIEAIKECQNAGIRVKMITGDNLKTAVSIGMQIGLNRTSKNKTEIIAITGKELQECSERDLVEVANKTDVFARVLPEQKFSLVKALQSRGDIVAMTGDGVNDAPALKQADVGIAMGITGTEVAKEAADVILTDDNFASIKSAVEEGRRILDTLIKFITWTLPTNFGEGLVILASIFTGIILPILPVQILWINMTTALALGMMLIFEPKEMDIMKRPPRKPNTPILTLDMIIQISIVSASILLSVYGLFDWHLNDGYSIDESRTVAVNTIIMIEIFYLLNCRSLTKSIFKIGFFTNKFIFIGIAIMLLLQIFFTYSPTMNEVFHSHPIGIESWLKIICVSFLVLIIIEIKKFTLVKLKIFSKDHN comes from the coding sequence TTGCAAGGAACATCAAAAACAGCATGGCATTCCTTAACCTCAGAACAGGTTACAGCAATGTTGGAAGTTATTCCTGAAAAGGGCTTAAGCTCAACTGAGGCTAGCAGTAGACTGCAAAAGTTTGGAGAAAACACCATATCTGTAAAAAAAGAAAAAAGTTCCATTATTTCATTTCTTTTGCAATTCAAACAACCACTAGTTTTGATTTTGGTAATAGCTGGTTCTATAACTGCAATGTTGCAGGAATGGGTTGATACTGGAGTGATATTTGGTGTAGTCATAGCCAATGCAATTATTGGGTTTATTCAGGAACACAAAGCAAACAAGGCAATTCAGGCTCTTGCGCGAATCGTAAAAAGTGAAAATGTTGTTGTAAGAAACGGCGAAAAGACCAGATTGTTCTCACATGAAATTGTCCTAGGAGATGTAGTTCAGTTGCGTTCAGGAGACAAAATCCCGGCTGATATGCGTCTATTACATACAAAGGATCTGAAAATTGATGAGTCTGTGCTAACAGGAGAGTCAGTCGCAGTCAAGAAACAGACAGGAATTTTTTCATCAAGTTCAATGTTAGCAGAACGAAAGAACATGGCTTTTGGTGGAACTTTGGTCACCAACGGATATGGTGTTGGTATAGTTGTACTAACTGGCAATGAGACTGAGACTGGAAAAATATCACAAACTATGCGCAAGGCAGAGGAGCTTGAAACACCACTAACTAGGAGAATCTCATATTTTAGCAAAAATCTACTTTTTGTAATACTTGGTTTGTCTGTGTTGACTTTTGTTTTTGGAATTTTAGTTACACAAAGATCACCAACTGAACTATTCATGGAAATAGTTGCCCTTTCTGTATCTGTGATTCCTGAAGGATTACCCGCCGCGATGACCATTACACTTGCTATAGGAGTAGGATACATGGCAAAGAGAAACTCAATTATTAGAAAACTTCCTGCAGTAGAAACACTTGGAAGTACCACCATAATATGCTCAGATAAAACAGGAACTATCACAGAAAATCAGATGACTGTTTCAGGGATTTATGCTGGTGGAAAGTTTTATGATGTGTCAGGTACTGGCTTTCAACCAATAGGCCAAATTAAACACAATCAAACCAACGTTAATCTTAATGAACATAAATCATTAAGACAATGTCTCATTGCAGGATTGTTATGTAATGATTCGGATTTAATTCAAAAAGAGAATCGTTGGGATGCTAAAGGGGATCCAACTGAAGTGGCATTAATTACATCGGCCTACAAAGCAAATCTAAAACAAACTCTAAGAGAATCATTAAACAGGATAGATGCAATTCCATTTGAATCCCATCTCCAGTTTATGGCTACATTACATGATGATGCAGGTGATAAACTAATCTATGTAAAAGGTTCTGTTGAAAAGATTCTTGCAATGTCTTCATACCAACTAAATGATAATGCAGAAACTGAACACTTGACAGAAACCAATATTACAAAATTACAAGAAATATCAGACAGTCTGGCATCAAAGGGTCTAAGAGTTTTGGCATTTGCCAAAAAAAAGATTCCTAGGGAAAATCATAGTGTTCAAGTTTCTGATATGAATAGTGAACTTGTTTTTTTAGGATTTCAAGCAATGCTGGATCCTCCTAGACCTGAAGTGATTGAAGCCATAAAGGAATGCCAGAATGCCGGAATACGTGTCAAAATGATAACTGGAGATAATCTAAAAACTGCAGTAAGTATAGGCATGCAAATTGGCCTAAACCGTACATCAAAAAACAAGACGGAAATTATTGCTATCACCGGCAAAGAATTGCAAGAATGCTCGGAGAGAGATTTGGTAGAAGTTGCAAACAAGACTGATGTGTTTGCAAGGGTACTTCCTGAACAAAAATTTTCCCTAGTAAAGGCACTGCAATCAAGAGGAGACATTGTTGCAATGACTGGTGATGGAGTAAATGATGCACCTGCCTTAAAGCAGGCAGATGTTGGAATCGCAATGGGAATTACTGGAACAGAAGTTGCAAAGGAGGCAGCAGATGTGATTTTAACTGATGATAATTTCGCATCTATCAAGTCAGCAGTGGAAGAAGGAAGGAGAATCTTAGATACGCTGATCAAGTTCATCACTTGGACTCTTCCTACAAACTTTGGAGAAGGTTTAGTAATTTTAGCATCTATTTTTACAGGAATTATTCTGCCCATACTACCAGTTCAAATTCTTTGGATAAACATGACTACTGCTCTAGCATTAGGAATGATGCTGATCTTTGAACCAAAAGAAATGGACATTATGAAACGACCTCCAAGAAAACCCAACACTCCAATCCTTACATTGGATATGATTATTCAAATATCTATTGTAAGTGCAAGTATTCTTCTTTCAGTATATGGTTTGTTTGACTGGCATCTTAATGACGGGTATTCAATTGACGAGTCAAGAACTGTTGCAGTAAATACAATTATCATGATTGAAATATTTTATTTGCTTAATTGTAGATCACTTACAAAATCTATTTTTAAAATAGGCTTTTTCACAAATAAATTTATCTTTATTGGAATTGCAATAATGCTTTTACTTCAAATATTTTTTACATATTCTCCAACAATGAATGAAGTTTTTCACAGTCATCCTATCGGCATAGAATCATGGCTGAAAATTATCTGTGTATCTTTTCTTGTTTTAATTATCATTGAAATTAAAAAATTCACATTGGTCAAATTGAAAATATTTTCAAAAGATCATAATTGA
- a CDS encoding beta-propeller domain-containing protein — protein sequence MSVKLVLFSALITLSIIGAIGLYSVIYADLQSLDAQQQRLLPDISVFDETAMPLEVFEGTQQLKQFSSDDEVREFLLKIRSLDSYVNYDDFRSTEWDSDSSLMFASSGMRAQLQSSSPSFARDWSTSAGSGTPFFDTRVDEEAYSGDNPAFSSTNVQVTGVDEPDYIKTDGKYIYVLQDRTLRIIDAYPAETAKIISKTTLDIKQQELHNMFLNGYRLVIFYTSSNSEKRIEELDNPTRRDIVTHAMILDVSDPISPKILKDYEVDGDFHDARMIGDYVYFISTMRAHHNNPVMPYITVHGSSGVVLDPDVFYFDNYESDYKFNTITAINIFDENFVNAKTFLMGSTNTIYTSQDGLYITYKKSISSAHHEAIKKDRFFNTLVPLLSKSVQDKINEIRNDSLIDSSKKHTLVTDILVNAYDSIGYVDKKTLFSNIGEQLAIYDSKVQQDLKNTAIHKIRISEGSIEHQAQGGVPGWLLNQFSMDKYKDSFRVVTTYDHYDGNGLTTRYNAVYVMDDEQLDTIGNLDGIAPNENVFASRFMGEKLYLVTFERIDPFFVIDLSSDTPKILGELKIPGFSTYLHPFDENHIVGIGRDADNFGIQQSGVKIALFDVSDVKKPSVVDDVVIGNSRAAGSEALDDHKAFFLDTNRGILSIPIYDKTDTPSENNSQNTWNGFYVYGLDPQSGFDLEGKIKHSGSKYVHSQTGYRTFYIGDALYTASPSAIKINALDDIQNEINSIRFDYPLE from the coding sequence ATGTCTGTTAAACTGGTATTATTTTCTGCACTGATAACACTTTCAATAATTGGTGCCATTGGACTTTATTCTGTAATATATGCAGATCTGCAAAGCTTGGATGCACAGCAACAAAGATTGCTCCCAGACATATCCGTCTTTGATGAAACTGCCATGCCCTTGGAGGTTTTTGAGGGAACGCAGCAACTCAAACAATTCTCATCTGACGACGAGGTAAGAGAATTTCTTCTAAAGATAAGATCCTTGGATTCTTACGTAAATTATGATGATTTCAGAAGTACGGAATGGGATTCTGATTCTTCCCTGATGTTTGCTAGTTCTGGCATGCGGGCTCAGTTGCAGAGTAGTTCTCCTTCTTTTGCTCGTGATTGGAGTACATCTGCCGGATCAGGAACACCTTTTTTTGATACTCGTGTAGACGAAGAGGCCTATAGTGGAGACAATCCTGCTTTTTCTTCTACAAACGTACAGGTTACTGGAGTCGATGAACCAGATTACATAAAGACAGATGGTAAGTACATCTATGTTTTGCAAGACCGTACACTTAGAATCATTGATGCATATCCTGCAGAAACTGCCAAAATAATCTCAAAAACAACGTTGGATATAAAACAGCAAGAACTGCACAACATGTTTCTAAACGGCTACAGACTTGTGATATTTTACACTTCATCAAACTCTGAGAAAAGAATTGAAGAGTTGGACAATCCAACAAGAAGAGATATTGTAACACATGCAATGATCCTTGACGTATCTGATCCAATCTCTCCGAAGATTCTCAAGGACTATGAAGTTGACGGGGATTTCCACGATGCAAGAATGATTGGAGACTATGTGTACTTCATCTCTACCATGAGGGCTCATCATAACAATCCTGTCATGCCGTATATCACAGTTCATGGATCATCAGGAGTGGTACTTGATCCGGATGTGTTTTATTTTGACAACTATGAATCCGATTACAAGTTTAACACAATCACAGCAATTAACATTTTTGATGAAAACTTTGTAAATGCTAAAACATTCCTAATGGGTTCTACAAACACAATTTACACATCACAAGATGGATTATACATAACATACAAGAAAAGCATAAGCTCTGCACACCATGAGGCAATCAAAAAAGACAGATTCTTTAATACTCTGGTTCCATTATTATCAAAATCTGTTCAGGATAAAATCAATGAAATAAGAAATGATTCCTTGATTGATTCTTCTAAAAAACATACTCTTGTCACTGATATTTTGGTAAATGCATATGACAGTATAGGATATGTCGATAAAAAAACACTGTTCTCTAACATTGGTGAGCAGCTAGCAATATATGACTCAAAAGTTCAGCAAGACCTCAAAAACACGGCAATCCATAAAATTAGGATATCTGAAGGCAGCATAGAACATCAAGCGCAGGGAGGAGTTCCAGGATGGTTGCTAAACCAGTTCTCCATGGATAAATACAAGGACTCATTCAGGGTTGTTACAACATATGACCACTACGATGGAAATGGGCTAACCACACGGTACAATGCCGTATATGTGATGGATGATGAGCAACTTGACACAATTGGAAATCTTGATGGCATTGCACCAAATGAGAATGTCTTTGCTTCAAGGTTCATGGGTGAAAAACTGTATCTTGTCACATTTGAGAGAATAGATCCTTTTTTTGTAATTGACTTGTCTTCTGATACTCCAAAAATACTTGGCGAGCTAAAGATTCCGGGATTCTCAACTTATCTGCACCCATTTGATGAAAATCATATTGTTGGAATTGGACGTGATGCCGATAATTTTGGAATCCAGCAGAGTGGCGTAAAGATTGCACTCTTTGATGTCTCAGATGTAAAAAAACCATCAGTGGTAGACGATGTTGTTATTGGCAATTCTCGAGCAGCTGGATCAGAAGCACTTGATGATCACAAGGCATTTTTCCTGGATACAAACAGAGGAATCCTTTCTATTCCTATTTATGACAAGACAGATACGCCATCTGAAAATAATTCACAGAATACTTGGAATGGATTCTATGTGTATGGTCTTGATCCTCAAAGCGGGTTTGATCTGGAAGGCAAAATTAAACATTCTGGATCAAAGTATGTGCATTCCCAAACAGGTTACCGCACATTTTACATTGGTGATGCATTATACACTGCATCTCCAAGTGCAATTAAGATCAATGCTTTGGATGACATTCAAAACGAGATAAACTCCATCAGATTTGATTATCCTTTAGAGTAA
- a CDS encoding secondary thiamine-phosphate synthase enzyme YjbQ — protein MTVITKSIKIQSEGENDIIDLTDKISAKIKESQISSGIVTVFVTGSTGALTTIEYEPGLLKDFPDMLSRIAPNDLNYEHEQMWHDGNGRSHVKASLIGPSLTIPFNDENLLLGTWQQIVFVELDTRRRERNIILQVIGN, from the coding sequence ATGACTGTAATTACAAAATCTATTAAAATACAATCTGAAGGCGAAAATGATATCATTGATCTTACTGACAAGATTTCTGCAAAAATTAAGGAATCACAAATTTCTAGTGGAATTGTAACCGTTTTTGTAACGGGTTCTACTGGGGCGTTAACTACGATTGAATATGAACCTGGTTTGTTGAAAGACTTTCCAGATATGCTATCTAGAATTGCTCCAAATGATCTAAATTATGAACACGAACAAATGTGGCATGATGGAAACGGTCGCTCTCATGTAAAGGCATCATTAATTGGCCCCTCCCTAACAATTCCATTTAATGATGAAAATCTATTGTTGGGAACTTGGCAGCAAATTGTTTTTGTAGAACTAGATACACGAAGAAGAGAACGAAATATAATATTACAAGTTATTGGGAATTAA
- a CDS encoding RtcB family protein: MKTPIKISDLEYRIEPDAEYGMKIPVVIYANESLLQKMISDRTIEQAVNVSTLPGVLKQVVVLPDGHQGYGFPVGGVAGMDIDEGVISPGSVGYDINCGVRLIRTNLTEKEIRPKLVDLVDHLFNSIPSGLNPKEGCVKLNTTQLDEVLVQGVKWLETNGYASKDDLDVCEENGHIVNADPDKVSELARSRGAPQVGSLGSGNHFLEIQRVQEIHDEQAAKVMGIFPGQITILIHCGSRGLGHQVCTDYLKICEASHQKYGIELPDRQLACAPNTSEEGIAYKQAMNAAMNFAWSNRQMITHYTRKSFESILNQSESDLEMNLVYDVAHNIAKVEKHKIDGKEKSIVVHRKGATRAFPAGSIDIPKKYQKIGQPIFIPGSMGSASWILLGHKNSLNLSFGSTAHGAGRLMSRTQSHKQYNYKQILEEIQEKGIVLKSMTRYGVVEEAPEVYKDVDTIANISHDLKMATKVAKLVPIGVIKG; this comes from the coding sequence TTGAAAACTCCAATAAAAATATCTGATCTAGAATACAGAATAGAACCCGATGCAGAATATGGAATGAAGATACCTGTTGTAATCTATGCAAATGAAAGTTTACTACAAAAGATGATTTCAGATAGAACCATAGAACAAGCAGTTAATGTTTCTACATTGCCTGGAGTCCTAAAACAAGTCGTAGTTTTACCTGACGGTCATCAAGGTTATGGATTTCCAGTGGGAGGCGTTGCAGGGATGGATATTGATGAAGGTGTGATTAGTCCTGGAAGTGTAGGATATGACATCAATTGTGGGGTGAGACTGATCAGAACTAATCTTACTGAAAAAGAAATCAGGCCAAAACTAGTAGATCTTGTTGATCATCTTTTTAATTCAATTCCATCAGGATTGAATCCTAAAGAAGGATGTGTAAAATTAAACACAACTCAGTTAGATGAAGTCCTTGTACAAGGTGTAAAGTGGTTAGAGACAAACGGATATGCCTCAAAAGATGATCTTGATGTTTGTGAAGAAAACGGACATATTGTAAATGCTGACCCTGATAAGGTTTCAGAGTTGGCCCGTAGTAGAGGCGCTCCTCAAGTTGGGAGTTTGGGCTCTGGAAATCATTTCTTAGAGATTCAAAGAGTGCAAGAGATTCATGATGAGCAAGCTGCAAAAGTCATGGGAATATTTCCCGGCCAGATCACAATACTGATTCATTGCGGTTCAAGAGGACTAGGACATCAAGTGTGCACAGACTACCTAAAGATTTGTGAAGCAAGCCATCAAAAATATGGCATAGAATTGCCTGATAGACAATTGGCGTGTGCTCCCAATACTTCTGAAGAGGGAATTGCATACAAGCAAGCAATGAATGCCGCGATGAACTTTGCATGGAGTAACAGGCAGATGATTACTCATTACACAAGAAAGTCTTTTGAATCTATTTTGAACCAATCTGAATCCGATTTGGAGATGAATCTTGTTTATGATGTGGCTCATAATATTGCAAAAGTTGAAAAACACAAAATAGATGGTAAGGAAAAATCAATTGTAGTTCATAGAAAAGGAGCAACAAGAGCATTTCCTGCAGGCAGTATAGACATTCCCAAAAAATACCAAAAAATTGGTCAGCCAATTTTCATTCCCGGTTCAATGGGCAGTGCAAGTTGGATTCTTTTAGGACACAAAAATTCATTGAATCTCAGTTTTGGCTCTACTGCACACGGAGCTGGAAGACTGATGTCTAGAACTCAGTCCCATAAGCAATATAATTACAAACAGATTCTTGAAGAAATTCAAGAAAAGGGTATTGTATTAAAATCAATGACACGCTACGGTGTAGTAGAAGAAGCCCCGGAAGTTTACAAAGATGTAGATACAATAGCAAACATATCGCATGATCTTAAAATGGCTACAAAAGTTGCAAAACTTGTGCCGATAGGAGTAATCAAAGGATAA